A genomic stretch from Desulfotignum balticum DSM 7044 includes:
- a CDS encoding acetyl-CoA decarbonylase/synthase complex subunit delta, with translation MGFEITKETYAGAIKNITIGKGDGALTVGGQTSYPFYQFEGDMPNKPIIAMEIWDMEPEDWPEAAKAPFKDVLNDPVAWAKKCVDEYNAQAIVLQLKSTDPNDKDASADDAAQTVKKISEAINVPLIVWGSAVPAKDSEVLKKISEVCDGHNLVLGPVEEKNHKTIGAAAMGYGHTIISSSPIDVNLAKQVNILLENLGVSLDKVIVDPTTGGLGYGLEYSYSVMERLIQAAMTQGDDKLQNPMINNLGNEVWKCKEAKQPVDEAPELGDPERRGILMEAVGAVSYLMSGSSILIMRHPESIKLVRSFIDLAYAGGSAMDIGPVTKQLDDVEIDFAALSPEPDLTIAEEAKKAPAKKAAPEKKEAPKPAAAAPKADAKPAPAAEAKPAPAEEAKPEPAAAAADPAAEAKAKADAEEKAKADAEAKAKADAEARAKAEAEAKAKAEAEEKAKVEAKKKALKDAAAEREAEEQAIREKRAAEKEKAAAARASAPKSSVPMTAAKFQKTELERILENLDKVHKRVTE, from the coding sequence GTGGGATTCGAAATAACCAAAGAAACCTATGCCGGCGCCATTAAAAACATCACCATTGGAAAAGGTGATGGCGCACTGACGGTCGGCGGTCAAACCAGCTATCCTTTTTATCAGTTCGAGGGGGATATGCCCAACAAACCCATTATTGCCATGGAAATCTGGGACATGGAACCCGAAGACTGGCCGGAAGCCGCCAAAGCACCCTTCAAAGATGTCTTAAATGATCCCGTGGCCTGGGCCAAAAAATGCGTGGACGAATACAACGCCCAGGCGATTGTGCTTCAGCTCAAGAGCACAGATCCCAATGATAAGGATGCCAGTGCGGATGATGCGGCTCAGACGGTCAAAAAAATCAGTGAGGCCATCAATGTCCCTTTGATTGTCTGGGGATCTGCCGTACCTGCCAAGGATTCAGAAGTCCTAAAAAAAATCAGTGAGGTGTGCGATGGCCACAACCTGGTTCTGGGACCGGTGGAGGAAAAAAACCACAAAACGATCGGTGCCGCAGCCATGGGGTATGGACATACCATTATTTCCTCCTCTCCCATTGACGTCAACCTGGCCAAACAGGTGAACATCCTGCTGGAAAACTTAGGTGTTTCTCTGGACAAAGTCATTGTGGATCCCACCACGGGCGGGCTGGGCTATGGCCTGGAATACTCTTACTCCGTGATGGAACGACTGATCCAGGCCGCCATGACCCAGGGAGATGACAAGCTTCAAAACCCGATGATCAACAACTTAGGCAACGAAGTATGGAAATGCAAGGAAGCCAAGCAGCCGGTGGATGAAGCACCGGAACTGGGTGATCCCGAACGGCGGGGCATTCTCATGGAAGCCGTGGGAGCGGTATCTTATCTCATGTCCGGCTCCAGCATCCTGATCATGCGCCATCCGGAATCCATCAAACTGGTCAGATCATTCATCGATCTGGCATATGCCGGCGGCTCTGCCATGGATATCGGCCCTGTCACCAAACAGCTGGATGATGTGGAAATCGATTTTGCCGCCCTGTCACCGGAACCGGATCTGACCATTGCGGAAGAAGCGAAGAAAGCCCCGGCCAAAAAAGCGGCGCCTGAGAAAAAAGAAGCGCCCAAACCTGCCGCAGCAGCCCCCAAGGCGGACGCCAAACCCGCCCCGGCTGCAGAAGCAAAACCGGCCCCGGCCGAGGAAGCCAAACCTGAACCTGCGGCAGCCGCTGCGGATCCGGCCGCGGAAGCCAAAGCCAAGGCAGATGCCGAAGAAAAGGCCAAAGCCGATGCGGAAGCCAAAGCCAAAGCCGATGCCGAAGCCAGGGCCAAAGCGGAAGCCGAAGCCAAAGCCAAGGCCGAAGCTGAAGAAAAGGCCAAGGTTGAGGCCAAGAAAAAAGCGTTGAAAGATGCCGCTGCCGAACGGGAAGCCGAAGAGCAGGCCATCAGAGAAAAACGGGCCGCTGAAAAAGAAAAAGCGGCGGCGGCAAGAGCGTCCGCGCCCAAATCATCTGTGCCCATGACCGCAGCAAAATTCCAAAAAACCGAGCTGGAAAGAATTTTAGAAAATCTGGACAAAGTGCACAAAAGAGTGACTGAATAG
- a CDS encoding formate--tetrahydrofolate ligase, with protein MALDPTKHQDWEIAQDAESSMLTIYEIGEKLGLTKEELLPHGHYIGKIDFKKVMARLKDQPDGKYIDVTAITPTPLGEGKSTSSMGLVQGLGKLGKNVCAAIRQPSGGPTMNIKGSAAGGGLAQCIPLTPFSLGFTGDINAIMNAHNLAMVALTSRLQHERNYTDEQLERLSGMKRLDIDPTNVEMGWVIDFCCQALRNIIIGIDGVNGKADGFMMKSKFGIAVSSEVMAILSLANDLKDMRERMGKIVVAYDKKGNPVTTEDLQVAGAMTAWMVDALNPSLMQTLEGQPVLVHAGPFANIAIGQSSIIADKVGLKLADYHVTESGFGADIGFEKFWNLKCRYSGLKPDCAVVVATIRALKCHGGAPVPVPGKAMPEEYSTENVDWVAKGCDNLIHHIRNVRKAGISPVVCINAFYTDTDAEIAKVRELCEAEGARVALSRHWEQGGDGAIEFAETVIEACEEKTEFKFLYELDMPIKKRIELIAKEVYGADGVDYSAAAEKSLARIQADPELAGLGMCMVKTHLSLSDNPTLKGVPKGWRLAIREVLTYGGAGFIVPVAGAISLMPGTGSNPAFKRVDVDVETGKVEGVF; from the coding sequence ATGGCATTAGATCCAACCAAACATCAAGACTGGGAAATCGCACAGGATGCGGAATCATCCATGCTGACCATTTATGAAATCGGTGAAAAACTCGGGCTGACCAAAGAAGAGCTGCTGCCTCACGGCCATTATATCGGGAAAATTGATTTCAAGAAAGTGATGGCGCGGCTGAAAGACCAGCCCGATGGAAAATATATTGATGTGACGGCCATTACCCCGACCCCGCTGGGAGAAGGTAAATCCACCTCTTCCATGGGGCTTGTTCAGGGTCTGGGAAAACTGGGCAAAAACGTATGTGCCGCCATCCGTCAGCCTTCGGGCGGGCCCACCATGAATATCAAGGGATCGGCTGCCGGCGGCGGGCTGGCTCAGTGTATTCCTTTGACCCCGTTTTCTCTGGGTTTCACCGGTGACATCAATGCCATCATGAATGCCCACAACCTGGCCATGGTGGCTTTGACATCCCGGTTGCAGCATGAAAGAAACTACACGGACGAGCAGCTGGAAAGACTGTCCGGCATGAAACGTCTGGACATCGATCCCACCAACGTGGAAATGGGCTGGGTGATCGACTTCTGCTGCCAGGCGTTGAGAAATATCATTATCGGTATCGATGGTGTGAACGGCAAGGCGGACGGATTCATGATGAAATCCAAATTCGGTATTGCCGTTTCTTCCGAGGTGATGGCCATTCTGTCCCTGGCCAATGATCTCAAGGATATGCGGGAAAGAATGGGTAAAATCGTGGTGGCCTATGACAAAAAAGGCAACCCCGTGACCACGGAAGACCTGCAGGTGGCCGGTGCCATGACCGCCTGGATGGTGGATGCCCTTAACCCGTCTCTGATGCAGACCCTGGAAGGCCAGCCCGTGCTGGTCCATGCCGGGCCGTTTGCCAACATCGCCATCGGCCAGAGTTCCATCATTGCGGATAAAGTTGGTTTGAAACTGGCGGATTACCATGTGACTGAATCCGGATTCGGCGCGGACATCGGATTTGAAAAATTCTGGAACCTCAAATGCCGTTACTCCGGGCTTAAACCGGACTGCGCTGTGGTCGTGGCCACCATCCGGGCTCTGAAATGCCATGGCGGCGCCCCTGTGCCCGTACCGGGCAAAGCCATGCCCGAAGAATATTCCACGGAAAATGTGGACTGGGTGGCCAAAGGATGCGACAACCTGATCCATCATATCAGAAACGTCAGAAAAGCCGGTATCTCTCCGGTGGTCTGCATCAACGCCTTTTACACGGACACGGATGCGGAAATCGCCAAGGTCCGGGAACTGTGTGAAGCCGAAGGTGCCAGAGTGGCCCTGTCCCGGCACTGGGAACAAGGGGGAGACGGCGCCATTGAGTTTGCAGAAACGGTCATCGAGGCCTGTGAAGAAAAAACTGAATTCAAATTCTTGTATGAACTGGATATGCCCATTAAAAAACGGATCGAACTCATTGCCAAGGAAGTGTACGGTGCCGATGGTGTGGATTATTCTGCGGCTGCGGAAAAATCTCTGGCCAGAATCCAGGCGGATCCTGAACTGGCCGGACTGGGCATGTGCATGGTGAAAACCCATCTGTCCCTGTCTGACAACCCCACGCTCAAAGGGGTGCCCAAAGGATGGCGTCTGGCCATTCGTGAGGTCCTTACCTATGGCGGTGCCGGGTTTATCGTGCCTGTGGCCGGCGCCATCAGTTTGATGCCGGGTACGGGATCCAATCCCGCGTTCAAACGGGTGGATGTGGATGTGGAAACCGGTAAGGTTGAGGGTGTATTCTAA
- the folD gene encoding bifunctional methylenetetrahydrofolate dehydrogenase/methenyltetrahydrofolate cyclohydrolase FolD, whose product MTAELISGTEIRKTILAEIKEEVDQMKEKHGKVPGLVTILVGSSPASVSYVTLKVKTAISCGFHEIQDDQPEDISEADLLALIDKYNNDSDIHGILVQLPLPKHIDDKKVLNAINPDKDVDAFHPVNVGRLMIGGDEVKFLPCTPAGIQEMIVRSGTETSGAEVVVVGRSNIVGKPIAMMMAQKGVGANATVTIVHTRTKDLAAHCKRADILIVAAGVPDLVKPEWIKPGATVIDVGVNRVGMNEKTGKAILKGDVDFDAAKEIAGKITPVPGGVGPMTIAMLMKNTLRSAKLSLGIN is encoded by the coding sequence ATGACTGCAGAACTTATCAGCGGAACCGAAATCAGAAAAACGATCCTTGCCGAGATCAAGGAAGAAGTGGACCAGATGAAGGAGAAACACGGCAAGGTGCCGGGTCTTGTCACGATTCTGGTGGGATCGTCTCCGGCATCGGTGAGCTATGTGACCCTGAAGGTAAAAACCGCTATCAGCTGCGGATTTCATGAAATTCAGGATGACCAGCCTGAAGATATTTCCGAAGCCGATCTGCTGGCACTGATCGACAAATACAACAATGATTCCGATATCCACGGGATTCTGGTACAGCTGCCGCTGCCCAAGCACATTGACGATAAAAAAGTGCTCAACGCCATCAATCCGGACAAGGATGTGGATGCGTTTCACCCCGTGAATGTGGGCCGGTTGATGATCGGCGGAGATGAAGTGAAGTTTCTGCCCTGCACCCCGGCCGGTATCCAGGAGATGATTGTTCGCTCTGGCACGGAAACCTCCGGTGCTGAGGTCGTGGTGGTGGGCCGTTCCAATATCGTGGGCAAACCCATTGCCATGATGATGGCCCAGAAAGGCGTGGGCGCCAATGCCACCGTGACCATCGTTCACACCCGGACCAAGGATCTGGCGGCCCACTGCAAACGGGCCGATATCCTGATTGTGGCGGCCGGCGTACCGGATCTGGTGAAACCGGAATGGATCAAACCCGGTGCCACGGTCATTGATGTGGGCGTCAACCGGGTGGGCATGAACGAGAAAACCGGCAAAGCCATTCTCAAAGGGGATGTGGATTTTGATGCGGCCAAGGAGATCGCCGGTAAGATCACTCCGGTTCCCGGCGGCGTCGGCCCCATGACCATAGCCATGCTCATGAAAAATACCTTAAGATCCGCCAAGCTGAGTCTGGGTATCAACTGA
- a CDS encoding acetate--CoA ligase family protein gives MDKLDAIFAPETIAVIGASTQKGKVGHDIFANILSNGYKGTLYPVNPKARSVLSVKCYTSIGNIPDPIDLAMIILPPKAALASVQECINKGVKGIVIVSAGFKEVGGEGADIEKQIKVLCNKAGVRLVGPNCLGVINPSPKVSLNASFSARMPEPGNVSFISQSGALCTAVLDYAADKGFGFSKFISIGNKADVDELDLLRYYHKDPDTDVVMIYMEELSRSAEEFITEVRKMTSGTNPTHVIAIKSGSSAAGARAAASHTGALAGADVIYDGLFTMAGILRCKTVNQLFDYAQAFAGNKYPTGDHVAIVTNAGGPGIMATDMSEQSGLQLAQFSEETITELKKYLPSTANFHNPVDVIGDAAKDRYENTLATVLADRGVDAVLIILTPQSMTDAIGTAESIVRIAENTIKPILCAFMGIVDVSDGVKLLQKHKVPVYQFPESAARSLGALREGMKWLFRKILPPYNLVYDKEKAGRIIEQYLSQGRFVLGELDGNEILKCYGFNILPMELAKTADEARQMAEKLGYPVVMKIVSPQILHKSDAGGVKVRLENGKAVETAFEQIMENAKKYDPDAYLEGVLVQQMAPAGKEVILGVTWDPVFGHAVMFGLGGIFVEVYKDVAFRLSPMGRNVARRMVKSIRGYPILKGLRGEAPSDIEEIEKNIVSLKALVDDYPVIRELDINPLFVHEAGKKTTVADIIIRLDDSAQNQCNGGSSNA, from the coding sequence GTGGATAAGCTGGATGCCATTTTTGCACCTGAAACCATTGCCGTAATCGGTGCATCCACCCAGAAAGGGAAGGTGGGGCACGATATTTTTGCCAATATTTTATCCAATGGGTATAAGGGAACGCTGTATCCGGTCAATCCAAAGGCCCGGTCCGTGCTCAGTGTGAAATGTTATACCAGTATCGGCAATATTCCGGATCCCATTGATCTGGCCATGATTATCCTGCCGCCCAAAGCAGCCCTGGCATCGGTTCAGGAGTGTATCAACAAAGGAGTCAAAGGGATTGTTATTGTTTCTGCCGGATTCAAGGAAGTCGGCGGGGAAGGGGCGGATATTGAAAAACAGATCAAAGTCCTGTGCAACAAGGCAGGGGTTCGTCTGGTGGGACCCAACTGCCTAGGTGTGATCAACCCGTCGCCCAAAGTATCCTTGAATGCCAGTTTTTCGGCCCGCATGCCGGAACCGGGCAATGTGTCGTTTATTTCCCAGAGCGGGGCGTTGTGCACGGCCGTGCTGGATTACGCGGCGGACAAGGGATTTGGGTTTTCCAAGTTCATTTCCATCGGCAATAAGGCGGATGTGGATGAACTGGATCTGCTGCGATATTATCATAAAGATCCGGACACGGATGTGGTCATGATTTATATGGAAGAGCTGAGCCGCAGCGCTGAAGAATTTATCACCGAGGTCCGGAAAATGACGTCGGGCACCAATCCGACCCATGTGATCGCCATCAAGTCCGGATCATCCGCTGCCGGTGCCCGGGCTGCGGCTTCCCACACCGGCGCTCTGGCCGGCGCAGACGTTATCTATGACGGGTTGTTTACCATGGCCGGGATCCTGCGGTGCAAGACCGTGAACCAGCTGTTTGATTATGCCCAGGCCTTTGCCGGCAACAAATATCCCACCGGCGATCATGTGGCCATTGTCACCAATGCCGGCGGGCCCGGTATTATGGCCACGGACATGAGTGAACAGTCCGGGTTGCAGCTGGCTCAGTTTTCCGAAGAAACCATCACGGAACTGAAAAAATACCTGCCGTCCACCGCCAATTTTCACAATCCCGTGGATGTGATCGGGGATGCAGCCAAAGACCGGTATGAAAACACGCTGGCCACGGTGCTGGCGGACCGGGGCGTGGATGCGGTGCTGATTATTCTGACGCCCCAGTCCATGACCGATGCCATCGGCACGGCCGAATCCATTGTCCGGATTGCCGAAAACACCATCAAACCGATTCTATGCGCTTTCATGGGCATCGTGGATGTGTCGGACGGAGTCAAACTGCTTCAGAAACACAAGGTGCCCGTGTACCAGTTTCCTGAAAGTGCGGCCCGGTCTTTGGGCGCATTGCGGGAGGGAATGAAATGGCTGTTTCGAAAAATTCTGCCTCCCTACAACCTGGTATATGACAAGGAAAAAGCGGGCAGAATCATTGAACAGTATCTGTCCCAGGGCCGGTTTGTTTTAGGGGAACTGGACGGCAACGAGATTCTCAAATGTTACGGCTTTAACATTCTTCCCATGGAACTGGCGAAAACCGCAGATGAAGCCCGACAGATGGCTGAAAAACTGGGGTATCCCGTGGTGATGAAAATCGTGTCCCCCCAGATTCTGCACAAGTCCGATGCCGGAGGCGTCAAGGTCCGACTGGAAAATGGCAAGGCCGTTGAAACCGCATTTGAGCAGATCATGGAAAATGCGAAAAAATATGATCCGGATGCGTATCTGGAAGGGGTGCTGGTGCAGCAGATGGCGCCTGCGGGCAAAGAAGTGATTCTCGGGGTGACCTGGGATCCGGTGTTCGGGCATGCTGTGATGTTCGGGCTGGGCGGTATTTTTGTTGAAGTATACAAGGATGTGGCGTTTAGATTGTCTCCCATGGGACGGAACGTGGCCAGAAGAATGGTGAAAAGCATCAGAGGATACCCCATTCTCAAGGGATTGCGTGGAGAAGCGCCGTCTGATATAGAAGAGATCGAAAAAAATATTGTTTCCTTAAAGGCCCTGGTGGATGATTATCCGGTCATCAGGGAGCTGGATATCAATCCGCTGTTTGTTCATGAGGCAGGAAAGAAAACGACCGTGGCTGATATCATTATCCGGCTGGATGACTCAGCCCAAAACCAATGTAATGGAGGATCTTCAAATGCCTGA
- the cooS gene encoding anaerobic carbon-monoxide dehydrogenase catalytic subunit — protein MVENKKAEKAPKLVDPKEVSIDLGTQELQARAQKMGIDTVFDRAFSMKPCAIGIQGICCKNCSMGPCRLPLPKSGIEGEDTRKGLCGATPNTIAARNFIRMIAGGASAHSDHGRCVAEVFMSAARKETEAYKIKDTQKLLSIAPHLGVATTVEVDGETQDRDLDEIALEVADVALREWGKPEGELLYMKRAPEALYEKWKKQGVLPRNIDREIVEIMHRTHMGVDQDYKNLMKQGTRAALADGWGGSMLATDLQDVLFGTPYPLQSEANLGIMKEDHVNIIVHGHEPILSEIIVAVAQSEEMLTYAKEKGAAGIQLGGICCTANEMLQRHGIPTAATFLQQELAIITGACDAMVVDIQCIMQNLANVAKCFHTKLITTHPIAKMEQDNVIHIEFDEHHALEDAKRIVKLAIDNFANRGADVMIPQYKTQQIAGFGVESIQYHLGGTFRGTYYTLNDNIINGRIRGIAGVVGCNNARTKHNDGHIRVVKELIKNDVIVLTTGCNAIACAMEGLLTPESAAVHCGPGLAEICETVGIPPVLHLGSCVDNSRILLAATEVVKAGGLGNDICDLPAAGSAPEWMSEKAISIGHYFVASGVYTVFGVTLPTSGAPVFHDYISKEMEKIYGGKWDLEVDPIKHAHLMIAHIDKKRKALGIDKARERVLMDMADRQKLEA, from the coding sequence ATGGTAGAAAATAAAAAAGCAGAAAAAGCACCCAAACTGGTTGATCCGAAAGAAGTCTCCATCGACTTAGGCACCCAGGAATTGCAGGCGCGTGCCCAGAAAATGGGGATCGATACGGTTTTTGACAGAGCCTTCAGCATGAAACCCTGTGCCATCGGTATCCAGGGCATTTGCTGCAAGAACTGCTCCATGGGGCCCTGCCGGCTTCCATTACCCAAAAGCGGCATTGAAGGCGAAGATACCCGAAAAGGGCTTTGCGGTGCGACTCCCAACACCATTGCAGCCAGAAATTTTATCCGCATGATTGCCGGCGGTGCTTCCGCACACTCCGACCATGGTCGCTGTGTGGCAGAGGTGTTCATGTCGGCTGCCAGAAAAGAAACAGAAGCTTACAAGATCAAAGATACCCAGAAACTGTTGAGTATCGCCCCTCATCTGGGCGTTGCAACCACCGTTGAGGTGGACGGGGAAACCCAAGACCGGGATCTGGATGAAATTGCCCTGGAAGTGGCCGATGTTGCCCTCAGAGAATGGGGAAAACCGGAAGGGGAACTGTTATATATGAAACGCGCCCCGGAAGCGTTGTATGAAAAATGGAAAAAACAAGGCGTGCTTCCCAGAAACATTGACAGGGAAATTGTTGAAATCATGCACCGGACCCACATGGGGGTTGACCAGGATTACAAGAACCTGATGAAACAGGGCACCCGGGCCGCACTGGCGGATGGCTGGGGCGGTTCCATGCTGGCCACCGATCTCCAGGATGTGCTTTTCGGTACCCCCTATCCTCTTCAGTCCGAAGCCAATCTGGGCATCATGAAAGAAGACCATGTCAATATTATTGTTCACGGGCATGAACCGATTCTGTCTGAAATCATTGTTGCCGTTGCCCAGTCCGAAGAGATGCTCACCTATGCCAAAGAAAAAGGCGCGGCCGGCATCCAGCTGGGCGGTATCTGCTGTACAGCCAATGAAATGCTCCAGAGACACGGTATTCCGACAGCCGCCACCTTCCTCCAGCAGGAACTGGCGATCATCACCGGGGCCTGCGATGCCATGGTGGTGGATATCCAGTGTATCATGCAGAACCTGGCCAATGTGGCCAAATGTTTTCATACCAAACTCATCACCACCCATCCCATTGCAAAAATGGAACAGGACAATGTCATCCACATTGAATTTGATGAACATCATGCCCTGGAAGATGCCAAACGCATTGTCAAACTGGCCATCGACAATTTTGCCAACCGCGGAGCCGATGTCATGATCCCGCAATACAAAACCCAGCAGATTGCGGGTTTTGGTGTGGAATCCATTCAATACCATTTAGGGGGGACCTTCCGCGGCACATACTATACCCTCAATGACAATATCATCAACGGACGGATTCGCGGTATTGCCGGTGTGGTGGGGTGTAACAATGCCAGAACCAAACACAATGACGGGCATATCCGGGTCGTCAAAGAACTGATCAAAAACGATGTCATCGTTCTTACCACGGGCTGTAATGCCATCGCCTGCGCCATGGAAGGACTGTTAACGCCTGAATCCGCAGCCGTACACTGTGGACCGGGACTGGCTGAAATCTGCGAAACCGTCGGGATTCCGCCGGTCCTTCACTTAGGATCCTGTGTCGATAACTCCCGGATTCTGCTTGCCGCCACTGAAGTGGTCAAGGCCGGCGGACTGGGCAATGACATCTGTGACCTGCCGGCTGCCGGAAGTGCACCGGAATGGATGAGTGAAAAAGCCATTTCCATTGGCCACTATTTTGTTGCATCCGGCGTATATACCGTATTCGGTGTCACGTTGCCGACCTCCGGAGCACCGGTGTTCCATGACTATATTTCCAAGGAAATGGAAAAGATCTACGGCGGCAAATGGGATCTTGAAGTGGATCCCATCAAGCATGCCCACCTTATGATCGCCCACATTGACAAGAAAAGAAAAGCCCTGGGTATCGATAAGGCCAGAGAACGGGTATTGATGGATATGGCGGACCGGCAGAAACTGGAAGCCTGA
- the acsB gene encoding acetyl-CoA decarbonylase/synthase complex subunit alpha/beta has translation MSKLIAFAAIQGGYKVVAQVEGELEKALQSYDASTKIGFPNTAYYLPVIYSLTGLKCETLEDLKKPMEFARGLLPPHIKLRNWLPYLGPLLDAGMAGIISYEVKEALRYLYEPDFYIPQEDPDVENGKIWVGAADDTILRKRGVEFVDGSAPGFAAMVGAAPNKEIAKMIVEDYQKRSLYIFCAANHNGKTLIQQCLDAGMQIGWNTRIVPFGPDISSAVFALGFANRAAMAFGGVQPGDYKKILKYNKDRIFAFVNALGDVGTEWGVAAAGCVNWGFPTLADTEIPEILPTGICTYEHVVAPVAHDEMVQRSVEVRGLKVQVAEIDIPCAFGPAYEGERVRGADLYAQCGGGKTQCTELVKMADMNKIEDGKVEIVGPDITDLKEGGTFPLGIFVQIAGREFQDDFEPIMERQIHHLINYIQGIMHIGQRDISWVRISKAAIEKGFTLKDIGVVLHAKFHQDFNKIVDKVQVTLYTKKEDVDKMTATARENYKTRDERVDKMTDEGVETFYSCTLCQSFAPSHVCTVSPERTGLCGAYNWMDCKASYEINPTGPNQPIEKGECLDPKLGQWKGVNEFVYKASRGAVTHYNFYSLVIDPMTTCGCCECIAALLPSCNGVMTVGRDYSGETPCGMKFTTLAGVMGGGASSPGFVGHSKFNITQKKFILGDGGLLRMVWMPKMLKEELKERIVARGEEMGVPGLFDMIADETVGTTEEEILPFLQEKGHPALNMESLVG, from the coding sequence ATGTCTAAATTAATTGCATTTGCCGCTATTCAGGGTGGTTACAAAGTAGTTGCGCAGGTTGAAGGTGAGCTGGAAAAAGCCCTTCAGTCCTATGATGCCAGTACCAAAATCGGATTTCCCAACACCGCATATTATCTGCCGGTCATCTATTCTTTGACCGGGTTGAAATGCGAAACCCTGGAAGATCTGAAAAAACCCATGGAATTTGCCCGGGGCCTGCTGCCCCCCCATATCAAACTGAGAAACTGGCTGCCGTATCTGGGACCCCTCCTGGATGCGGGCATGGCTGGTATCATCTCCTATGAGGTGAAAGAAGCTCTGCGGTATCTGTATGAGCCCGATTTCTATATCCCCCAGGAAGACCCGGATGTGGAAAACGGCAAAATCTGGGTAGGTGCGGCCGACGATACCATCCTGCGGAAACGCGGGGTGGAGTTTGTGGACGGTTCCGCCCCCGGGTTTGCCGCCATGGTGGGCGCGGCCCCCAACAAAGAGATCGCCAAAATGATCGTGGAAGACTATCAGAAACGGTCCCTGTACATCTTTTGTGCAGCCAACCATAACGGCAAAACCCTGATCCAGCAGTGCCTGGATGCAGGTATGCAGATCGGGTGGAACACCCGTATCGTACCGTTCGGTCCGGACATCTCCTCGGCCGTGTTTGCTTTAGGATTTGCCAACAGAGCGGCCATGGCATTCGGCGGGGTCCAGCCCGGTGACTACAAAAAGATCCTGAAATACAACAAAGACCGGATCTTTGCCTTTGTCAACGCATTGGGTGATGTGGGCACTGAATGGGGTGTGGCCGCAGCCGGTTGTGTCAACTGGGGTTTTCCGACCCTGGCGGACACGGAAATTCCGGAAATTCTGCCCACGGGTATCTGTACCTACGAACATGTGGTGGCTCCCGTGGCCCATGATGAAATGGTCCAGAGATCTGTGGAAGTCAGAGGTCTCAAGGTTCAGGTGGCTGAAATCGACATCCCCTGCGCCTTTGGTCCGGCTTACGAAGGTGAGCGGGTTCGCGGGGCTGATCTGTACGCCCAGTGCGGCGGCGGCAAAACCCAGTGCACCGAGCTGGTGAAAATGGCGGACATGAACAAAATCGAGGACGGCAAGGTTGAAATCGTCGGCCCGGATATCACCGATCTCAAGGAAGGGGGTACCTTTCCGCTGGGTATCTTTGTTCAGATCGCCGGCCGGGAATTCCAGGATGATTTCGAACCCATCATGGAACGTCAGATCCATCATCTGATCAACTATATCCAGGGAATCATGCATATCGGCCAGAGAGACATCTCCTGGGTCCGGATTTCCAAGGCTGCCATTGAAAAAGGGTTTACCCTCAAGGATATCGGCGTGGTGCTCCATGCCAAATTCCACCAGGATTTCAACAAGATCGTGGACAAGGTTCAGGTCACCCTTTATACCAAAAAGGAAGATGTGGACAAGATGACGGCCACGGCCCGTGAAAACTACAAAACAAGAGACGAACGGGTGGACAAGATGACGGACGAAGGTGTGGAAACCTTTTATTCCTGCACCCTGTGCCAGTCATTCGCCCCGTCCCACGTATGCACGGTGTCCCCGGAAAGAACGGGTCTGTGCGGTGCCTACAACTGGATGGACTGCAAGGCATCCTACGAGATCAACCCCACGGGTCCCAACCAGCCCATTGAAAAAGGCGAATGCCTGGATCCCAAGCTGGGTCAGTGGAAAGGGGTCAACGAGTTCGTATACAAAGCCTCCAGAGGGGCAGTCACCCACTATAACTTCTATTCTCTGGTGATTGATCCCATGACCACCTGCGGGTGCTGTGAATGTATCGCCGCATTGCTGCCCTCGTGCAACGGGGTTATGACCGTGGGCCGGGATTACTCCGGAGAGACTCCCTGCGGCATGAAATTCACCACCCTGGCCGGTGTCATGGGCGGTGGGGCATCTTCACCCGGATTTGTGGGCCATTCCAAGTTCAACATCACCCAGAAAAAATTCATCCTGGGGGATGGGGGCCTGCTGCGCATGGTCTGGATGCCCAAGATGCTCAAGGAAGAGCTCAAGGAAAGAATCGTGGCCCGTGGCGAAGAAATGGGCGTTCCCGGTCTGTTTGACATGATCGCGGATGAAACCGTGGGCACCACGGAAGAGGAGATTCTTCCCTTCCTCCAGGAAAAAGGCCATCCGGCCCTGAACATGGAATCCCTCGTGGGATAG